Below is a genomic region from Aurantimonas sp. HBX-1.
GCCGCGCTTCCCGAGACGCTGCCGGACGCGCTGGCGGTCGCCCTGCACCGCTTCATCGCCCGCACGCCGGCGCTGCTCGTCACGGTCCAGCTCGACGACATGCTGGGGTCGGAGCGCCAGTCCAACCTGCCGGGGACCACCGACCAGTACCCGAACTGGCGCATCCGTTCCCCCACGACGCTCGAAAACCTTGCCGCGGACGAGCGCTTCCGCCGTCTCGCCACCGCCATGCGCGAAGAAAGACCCGCAGCATCATGAGCCGTTCCCTCGTCGCCACCTACCGTCTGCAGTTCCGCGAAGGCACGACGTTCGAGACCGCCCGCGACCTCGCGCCGTATCTGGCGCGGCTGGGCGTGAGCCATCTCTACGCCGCGCCGATCTTCGCGGCCTCGCCGGGCTCCACCCACGGCTACGACGTCACCGACTACAACGCCTTCGAGGAAGACCTCGGCGGCGTCGCCGGCTTCACCGCGATGAGCGACGCGCTGTCGTCGGCCGATCTCGGGCTGATCCTCGACTTCGTGCCGAACCACATGGGCGTCTCGCCGAAGAACCTGTGGTGGGAGGACGTGCTGCGCTGGGGCTCGGAAAGCCGGTACGCCCAGACCTTCGACATTTCCTGGGAGGCCGAGAAGATCCTCGTGCCGGTGCTCGCCAAGCCCTATGGCGAGGCGCTCGCCGACGGCGACCTTTCGGTGCAGCTGGACGCCGAGAACGCCCGCATGCGCTTCGACGCGGCCGGCTACGGCCTGCCGATCGACCCGCGCACCTATGGGCATGTGTTCGCGCTGATGGACCATCCGGAGAAGGACCGGCTGGTGCGCCGCTTCTCCGTCTCGACCCCGGCCGAGGCTGACGAGCTGGTCGAGCGGCTCGCCGAGCATCTGGAGGAGCCGTCGTTCCGCGCCGCGCTGGACAAGGCAGTCGCGGCGCTCAGCGCCGACCAGACGGCGCTGCACGACCTGCACGAGGCGCAGGCTTGGCGGCTTGCCTGGTGGCGGACGGCGCGCGAGCGGCTGACCTATCGCCGGTTCTTCGAGATCGCCGACCTGATCGGCGTCCGCCAGGAGCTGCGGCGGGTGTTCCGCGAATCCCACCAGTTGGTCATCCGCCTGGCCCGCGAGCGCCGGCTCGACGGCATCCGGATCGACCATGTCGACGGTCTCGCCGACCCGAAGGGCTATCTCGAGCAGCTGCGCCAGGCGTTCCAGTCGGTGCGGCGCACGCCGTTCGTCCACGTCGAGAAGATCCTCACCGGCGACGAGCGGCTGCGGACATCCTGGGAAATCGAGGGCACCACCGGCTACGAGTTCATCACCGCCCTGGCGGGCCTCTATGTCGACGGCGCCCAGGAAGCCGCGATGACCGAGGCCTATACCGCCTTCCTCGGCGAGGAGGAGGATTTGCGGGCGATGATCGTCCGGCAGAAGCGCTCGATCTTCCAGCGCAACCTCGCCGGCGAGCTCACGCATCTCACCGGCGTCGCCCTGGGCGTTGCCAGCCGGGGGCTCGCCACGCGCGATCTCGGCCAGGATACGATGGCCCGGGCGATCGTCGAGGTGGCGGCGGCGCTGCCGGTCTACCGCACCTACGTCTCCGTGGATGGCGTCCCACGCCGCGACATCGCGATCATCGACGACGCGGTGGACCTGGCGACGAGCGGCCGCGAGGTCGAGGCCGACGAGCCGATCCAGTTCATCGGCCGGCTGCTGAAGCTCGACTTCGTCGACGGCGCCGATGTCGCCGGGGCGCTGGATTTCACCCGCCGCTTCCAGCAGACCACCGGCGCGGTGATGGCCAAGGCCGTCGAGGACACCGCGTTCTACCGCTACAACCGGCTCATCGCCCTCAACGAGGTCGGCGGCGAACCGGACCATTACGGCGCCGAGACGAGCGCCTTCCACGATGCCATGCAGATCCGGCTCGAGGACCAGCCGGACGGCATGCTCGCGACCTCCACCCACGACACCAAGCGGGCGGAGGATGCGCGGGCGCGGCTCTATACGCTGTCCGAGGCGCCGGAACTGTGGCGGGACATCGTCGCCGGCCTCGCCACCGAGCTGGCGCCCTGGCGCAAGACCGTCGAGCCGCTGCTGATCTCGCCCGACCCCGCGACAGAATGGGGGCTCTACCAGTCGCTGCTCGGTGTCCTGCCGCCGGATTTCGACCCCGAGGACGGCGAGGCCCGCGCCGCGCTGACCGAGCGGCTGCAGCAGTATGCCGAGAAGGCGGTCCGCGAGGCCAAGCGCTGGACGAGCTGGACCTCGCCGGCAGAGGCCTACGAGACGGCGCTGCGGGAATTCGTCGCCGCGATCCTCGATCCGGCCGAGACCGGCGACCTGCTCGCGCAGTTCTGGAAGGATGTGCAGCCCTTCGTGGCAGCCGGGGCGCTCACCTCGCTGTCGCAGGCGACGCTGAAATTCGCCGCGCCGGGCGTGCCGGACATCTACCAGGGCACCGAGTTCTACGACTTCTCGCTGGTCGATCCCGACAATCGCCGCGCCATCGATTTCGATGCCCGCGCGGCGACGATCGAATCCGACCAGCCGTGGGCTGACGCGCTCGCCGACTGGCGCAGCGGCAGGATCAAGGCGAAGCTGACCCGCGCGGCGCTCGCCATGCGCGGCCGCACGCCGGCGCTGTTCACCCACGGCGCCTATGTGCCGCTGACGGTCGAAGGGCCGATGGCGGACCATGTCGTCGCCTTCGCCCGTACGGGCGAGGAGGGCGGCGCCGCGATCGCCATCGCGCCGCGTCTCTGCCTCGGCCTGCTGGCCGGCGCGACGGAGCCGGTCGTGGCAGCCTCGCGGTGGGAGGGCACCGTGATCCGCCTGCCGGAGACACTGGCCGGCCGCACATGGCGCAATGTCCTCACCGAGGAGACCCTGGCGGCATCGCCGGCGCTCGGCCTCGGCGAGGCGCTTTCCACGCTGCCCTTCGCGTTGATCGAAGCGGCCTGACGAGAGGCCGGCCCGGACCGTTCCTTCACGGGAGCGCTGCGCGGCCGGCCGCGGCATGAGGAGACCCAAGATGGCAATCAGAACCGTCGTCTGGAACGAGTTCGTGCATGAGCGCGAGAACCCTGTCGTGCGGGAGATCTATCCCGACGGCATCCACGCCGTCATCGCGGCGGCGCTCGCCGGCGAGCCCGACATCGAGGTCTCGACGGCGACGCTGGACGAGCCCGAGCACGGCCTGTCGCAGGCGCGGCTCGACGCGACCGACGTGCTCCTGTGGTGGGGCCACAAGTCTCACGCTGCGGTATCGGATGAGGTGGTCGAGCGGGTCGCCGCGCGGGTGCACCAGGGCATGGGCCTGATCGTCCTGCATTCGGGGCAT
It encodes:
- the treY gene encoding malto-oligosyltrehalose synthase → MSRSLVATYRLQFREGTTFETARDLAPYLARLGVSHLYAAPIFAASPGSTHGYDVTDYNAFEEDLGGVAGFTAMSDALSSADLGLILDFVPNHMGVSPKNLWWEDVLRWGSESRYAQTFDISWEAEKILVPVLAKPYGEALADGDLSVQLDAENARMRFDAAGYGLPIDPRTYGHVFALMDHPEKDRLVRRFSVSTPAEADELVERLAEHLEEPSFRAALDKAVAALSADQTALHDLHEAQAWRLAWWRTARERLTYRRFFEIADLIGVRQELRRVFRESHQLVIRLARERRLDGIRIDHVDGLADPKGYLEQLRQAFQSVRRTPFVHVEKILTGDERLRTSWEIEGTTGYEFITALAGLYVDGAQEAAMTEAYTAFLGEEEDLRAMIVRQKRSIFQRNLAGELTHLTGVALGVASRGLATRDLGQDTMARAIVEVAAALPVYRTYVSVDGVPRRDIAIIDDAVDLATSGREVEADEPIQFIGRLLKLDFVDGADVAGALDFTRRFQQTTGAVMAKAVEDTAFYRYNRLIALNEVGGEPDHYGAETSAFHDAMQIRLEDQPDGMLATSTHDTKRAEDARARLYTLSEAPELWRDIVAGLATELAPWRKTVEPLLISPDPATEWGLYQSLLGVLPPDFDPEDGEARAALTERLQQYAEKAVREAKRWTSWTSPAEAYETALREFVAAILDPAETGDLLAQFWKDVQPFVAAGALTSLSQATLKFAAPGVPDIYQGTEFYDFSLVDPDNRRAIDFDARAATIESDQPWADALADWRSGRIKAKLTRAALAMRGRTPALFTHGAYVPLTVEGPMADHVVAFARTGEEGGAAIAIAPRLCLGLLAGATEPVVAASRWEGTVIRLPETLAGRTWRNVLTEETLAASPALGLGEALSTLPFALIEAA